One Dermatophagoides farinae isolate YC_2012a chromosome 1, ASM2471394v1, whole genome shotgun sequence genomic region harbors:
- the LOC124493214 gene encoding uncharacterized protein LOC124493214, with amino-acid sequence MNPDKNREYRYKCLKIVQKYIECFDNGGNQIQFIVKEFLDDCHYLTKSYYEDLTIERASIDFCGYTLCTNRLSKTSKNQFKLNQIYHIHQNKVYDITRRKNFCSNQCFKQSEHIKDQLSSEPYFMRKNDDDQFHQIKLYDGHDYKCGDEFKLITLENKSNGEQKSKLQNSVLKNEKTIESKLSAPYLKEEEFNELKEKFRNFNIQEKFANQTEISTKFSNKNQNNEEQEQLLLDEIDRMSISTASSISDLSMKSTNSKRGMLKKRKFYENIVKKISSWITDDTRNLLKINAVKQNSIPQLPEIVDNVEDDEKKLQRYRWQYIRLCARLNEEEIEDEKYDRMVCDSGKKRSKTNKKSVFKQIDHDLSPDKLWNLFTCPAISSTMTIGNDTKKVHFANDVNGEKIESEKNDDDEEIFFRPLNDNQHACVKRKQIFLQEIHTFLHEILDNQIEIDEISDHIHSLINTLNLNAATTTMGRKENFLITIFLFRIILRYRMIDKSNELETIYRTNIFIAKILDRFQLTYESIDKSIDEIFNLHK; translated from the coding sequence atgaatccgGATAAAAATCGTGAATACCGCTATAAATGTCTGAAAATTGtacaaaaatatattgaatgttTCGATAATGGTGGAAATCAAATCCAATTCATTGTAAAAGAATTTcttgatgattgtcattatttAACGAAATCATATTATGAAGATTTGACCATAGAACGTgcttcgattgatttttgtggCTACACATTGTGCACAAATCGTTTATCGAAAACGtcgaaaaatcaattcaaattgaatcaaatttatcatattcatcaaaataaagTATATGATATAacgagaagaaaaaatttttgttccaatcAATGTTTCAAACAAAGTGAACATATCAAAGATCAATTATCGAGTGAACCATAttttatgagaaaaaatgatgatgatcaatttcatcagaTAAAACTATACGATGGTCATGATTATAAATGTGgtgatgaattcaaattgataacATTGGAAAATAAATCTAATGGCGAGCAAAAATCCAAATTACAAAATAGTGTgctaaaaaatgaaaaaacaatcgaatccAAATTATCAGCACCATATTTAAAGGAAgaagaattcaatgaattgaaagaaaaatttagaaattttaatattcaagaaaaatttgccaATCAAACGGAAATAtcgacaaaattttcaaataaaaatcaaaacaatgaagAACAAGAACAATTGTTATTGGATGAAATCGATCGAATGTCAATATCAACAGCATCTTCAATCAGTGATCTTTCGATGAAATCGACAAATTCAAAACGTGGAATGTtaaagaaacgaaaattttatgaaaatatagtgaaaaaaatatcttcaTGGATCACTGATGATACAAGAAATCttttaaaaatcaatgcggtaaaacaaaattcaataccACAGCTACCAGAAATTGTGGACAATGtggaagatgatgaaaaaaaattgcaaagaTATCGTTGGCAATATATTCGCCTTTGTGCTCGattgaatgaagaagaaattgaagatgaaaaatatgatcGAATGGTATGTgatagtggaaaaaaacgatcgaaaacaaataaaaaatcagtattcaaacaaattgatcatgatttaTCACCAGATAAACTTTGGAATCTATTCACATGTCCAGCCATTTCATCGACTATGACCATCGGCAATGATACGAAAAAGGTTCATTTTGCCAATGATGTCAATGGTGAAAAGattgaatcagaaaaaaatgacgatgatgaggaaatttttttccgtccactcaatgataatcaacatgcatgtgtgaaaagaaaacaaatatttCTTCAAGAAATTCATACATTTCTACACGAAATCcttgataatcaaattgaaattgatgaaatttccgatcatattcattcattgatcaatacattgaatttgaatgccGCTACAACAACGATGGGAAgaaaggaaaattttttaatcacAATTTTTCTATTCCGAATCATACTTCGATATcgaatgattgataaatccAATGAATTGGAAACCATTTACAGgacaaacattttcattgccAAAATTCTTGATCGTTTCCAGTTGACATATGAATCTATTGATAAAagtattgatgaaattttcaatttacataaataa
- the LOC124491895 gene encoding uncharacterized protein LOC124491895 gives MMRRIKKKMIQQQQRLLKSLRFMANNNNQNTNILDRPNHQDDDDDDYGDHDDFVIPHISLPLYIYCKQYMSSNHEKRIRLVDSPSPSFGIFESSSTSATVAVTNHGDDGDDDDDGNIYNWSINVIEWKHSNHHDEHEHESGCQQSLHFKRIKEKMSRKFNKNPLCELMIRNFWECFQRPILQLCQQNDQTSLKATFYKECDRQLFLSKLCIHITHNDDDDHDHDHDDPVYLLQTNVGIFKITLC, from the exons ATGAtgagaagaataaaaaagaaaatgatccaacaacaacaacgattatTGAAAAGTTTGAGATTTATGGCTAATAACAATAACCAGAATACGAACATCTTGGATCGACCAAATCatcaggatgatgatgatgatgattacggtGATCACGATGATTTTGTTATTCCACATATTTCTCTTcctttatatatttattgtaAACAATACATGTCATCAAATCATGAGAAACGTATCAGATTAGTTGATTCTCCATCTCCATCGTTTGGTATATTTGAatcgtcatcaacatcagcaaCAGTAGCGG TAACAAaccatggtgatgatggtgatgatgatgatgatggtaacaTTTACAATTGGTCAATCAATGTGATCGAGTGgaaacattcgaatcatcatgatgaacatgaacaTGAATCGGGTTGCCAACAATCATTACATTTCAAgagaataaaagaaaaaatgtcaagaaaattcaacaaaaatccattatGTGAGTTGATGATCAGAAATTTTTGGGAATGTTTTCAACGTCCAATTCTACAATTAtgtcaacaaaatgatcaaacatCGTTGAAGGCTACATTTTATAAAGAATGTGATCgtcaattatttttatcgaaACTTTGTATTCATATTActcacaatgatgatgatgatcatgatcatgatcatgatgatccagtttatttattacaaacaaatgttggaattttcaaaataacaCTTTGCtaa
- the LOC142598186 gene encoding uncharacterized protein LOC142598186, with amino-acid sequence MKTITSSIKKKRNSIDKMNERRTLLKEMFNLFTNKNKYKNNDNNNNNKYSLKDNNDDDNNNTIEVKHIPTLLKTIGISAINNDVDDEMNEIIIEKMITLANNNVNIEFETFYTIINEMIQIYSEKNQIKDVFDNIDLDHDGYITSIDLRVSMRKLGISLNDDEIETMMMQAAAAVAVTPTTHDDHRDGGGTDVSGRQSKHIIHPDDNNNNTAATTTTTTTSVDSFDWQTNKIDLNQFKALCCCNNFEDDDPQSSSSSSSKSKSKLKRMVVVAEEKKSCTQKTQLNRM; translated from the coding sequence atgaaaactatAACGTCTAGTATtaagaaaaaacgaaacagtattgataaaatgaatgaaagaagaaCATTATTGAAGGAAatgttcaatttattcactaacaaaaataaatacaaaaacaacgacaacaacaacaataacaaatattCACTTAaagacaataatgatgatgataataataatacgatTGAAGTAAAACATATACCAacattattgaaaacaattggTATATCAGccataaataatgatgtggatgatgaaatgaatgaaattattattgaaaaaatgatcacattagctaataataatgttaatattgaatttgaaactttttatacaataatcaatgaaatgatacaaatttatagtgaaaaaaatcaaatcaaagatGTATTCGATAATATTGATCTTGATCATGATGGCTATATTACATCGATCGATCTTCGTGTTTCAATGCGAAAGTTAGGAATTagtttaaatgatgatgaaattgaaacaatgatgatgcaagctgctgctgctgttgctgttacGCCTACTactcatgatgatcatagagatggtggtggtacaGACGTTAGTGGACGACAATCAAAGCATATTATTCAtcctgatgataataataataacacagcagcaacaacaacaacaacaacaacatcagttGATTCGTTCGATTGGCAAaccaataaaattgatttgaatcaatttaaagCACTGtgttgttgtaataatttcgaagatgatgatcctcaatcatcgtcatcatcatcatcgaaatcgaaatcgaaattgaaacggatggtggtggtggcagaggaaaaaaaaagttgcacacaaaaaacacaattgaatcgaatgtgA